The Leptospira johnsonii genome window below encodes:
- a CDS encoding glycoside hydrolase family 3 protein: MFKRFLVAGISAAFLFFLFFWLGQFRSELQAQEIQEGMLRQAEEISSKLSPEELVGQVIHVAIPGTVLDPIAKKEIETIKPGGVILFGRNLGSKSEIKSLNKDLQTSALENTGLPLLISVDQEGGRVIRVKDGVTQFPGAMALGQTKDKDMAKKVGFVTSYQLRKLGLNFLFAPDMDINNNPFNPVINTRSLGSNLETVLNAGVSYEEGARLGGSIPVIKHFPGHGDTNVDSHLGLPKIEKTLEELKNFELIPFQTSIQNGADAIMSAHIVYPKIDPNFPATLSSKILGDLLRKEFQYQGLIITDAMEMDAIDEHYQKEDPGVLALIAGADIILMTSWGPTTQSMRDQILKAYKKGTLVREGKDLLKEAVKRQIYYKLKYGIISEFGELATAGRANSVFPKELPEVLKNHFIEQDKNRESLFSQYYEDTLNRDVSRKAIVSFPKTFLPEQVSVDKTVFYLKGEEFVSDLRTRTIPNSDLSNLRKKLEKKEAKRAVLNSFTQTELDLALSLAQKFPEAEIVCLHYGTPFLDLPDAPNLKILFSFSPTLESKKALLYSVLDRKNEVPLVDLILKPNPRKASASAETEVDSVSKNTK, translated from the coding sequence CTCCGTCAAGCTGAGGAGATCAGTTCCAAACTCAGCCCGGAAGAATTAGTAGGACAGGTCATCCATGTTGCGATCCCTGGAACCGTTTTAGATCCGATCGCTAAAAAAGAAATCGAGACGATCAAACCTGGTGGAGTAATATTATTCGGAAGAAACTTGGGTTCCAAGTCCGAGATCAAATCCTTGAACAAGGATCTGCAAACAAGTGCATTAGAAAATACTGGATTACCATTGCTCATCTCCGTAGACCAAGAAGGCGGAAGAGTGATCCGTGTAAAAGACGGAGTGACCCAATTCCCTGGAGCAATGGCACTCGGCCAAACCAAGGACAAGGACATGGCTAAAAAAGTGGGCTTTGTCACTTCTTACCAATTGAGAAAACTGGGACTGAACTTTTTATTCGCTCCCGATATGGATATCAATAATAATCCGTTCAACCCGGTTATCAATACTAGATCTTTAGGAAGTAATTTAGAAACTGTATTAAACGCTGGAGTTTCTTACGAAGAAGGTGCAAGACTCGGTGGTTCCATTCCTGTGATCAAACATTTCCCTGGTCATGGGGACACCAATGTGGACAGTCATTTAGGACTTCCTAAAATAGAAAAAACATTAGAAGAATTGAAAAACTTCGAACTGATCCCGTTCCAAACTTCTATCCAAAACGGCGCGGATGCGATCATGAGTGCACATATCGTATATCCTAAGATTGATCCGAATTTCCCTGCCACTCTCTCCTCTAAAATTTTAGGAGATCTTTTACGCAAAGAATTCCAATACCAAGGGCTTATCATCACTGACGCGATGGAAATGGACGCGATAGACGAACATTACCAAAAAGAAGATCCAGGTGTTTTGGCTCTAATTGCAGGTGCAGATATTATCCTTATGACTAGTTGGGGCCCGACCACTCAATCCATGAGAGATCAGATCCTAAAGGCTTACAAAAAAGGAACTTTAGTAAGAGAAGGAAAAGATCTTCTAAAAGAAGCGGTCAAAAGACAAATTTATTATAAACTAAAATATGGGATCATTTCCGAATTTGGAGAACTTGCGACTGCCGGAAGGGCTAACTCCGTTTTTCCAAAAGAACTACCTGAAGTATTAAAAAATCATTTTATTGAACAGGATAAAAATAGAGAAAGTTTATTCTCCCAATATTACGAGGACACTCTAAACAGAGACGTAAGTAGAAAGGCAATCGTTTCCTTTCCTAAAACTTTCCTTCCAGAACAAGTGTCAGTAGATAAGACTGTATTCTATTTAAAAGGAGAAGAATTTGTCTCTGACCTAAGAACTCGCACTATTCCTAATTCGGATCTTTCTAACCTTCGTAAAAAATTGGAAAAGAAAGAAGCAAAACGTGCGGTCTTAAATTCATTTACTCAAACTGAATTGGATCTGGCTCTTTCTCTTGCCCAAAAATTTCCGGAAGCGGAGATCGTATGTTTACATTACGGAACTCCGTTCTTGGATCTTCCGGATGCACCAAATCTCAAAATATTATTCTCTTTTTCTCCTACTTTAGAATCCAAAAAGGCATTACTCTATTCCGTTTTGGACAGAAAGAACGAGGTCCCACTTGTGGATCTGATCTTAAAACCGAATCCTAGAAAAGCTTCCGCGTCAGCAGAAACGGAAGTGGATTCGGTAAGTAAGAATACTAAGTAA
- the hemW gene encoding radical SAM family heme chaperone HemW encodes METRSPVVQKTNRPGIYVHYPFCVHKCSYCDFYSEGIGLEPSPLEENLFSKYKEEVLLRLKNFPNYQDLVFDSLFFGGGTPSKASYTRYADFIKFLKNNLNLSPDSEITLECNPEDVTPEYLQGLYDAGINRVHVGIQSFLPKNLKFLDRYFDPETYSRTLEALQTSKIENYGADLMFGVPGQTEKEFYEDANSVLASGVSHISIYALTVEKGTEYSRKVSAGTVLPPSEEVQERILQDLPDYLRSKGFEQYEVSNYSKPGLFSRHNMKYWTYENYIGIGPGAHGFLPGGRYSNPRNTSAYINGTGKNPSSYETSDPFEEILISLFRIFLPIDLKDFLDYFPDKKERILSKLRQKTLEGKCSLDGTIFQWNPKSVLFLDSEILDLADQED; translated from the coding sequence TTGGAAACAAGGTCCCCGGTCGTTCAAAAAACAAACAGACCGGGGATCTATGTACATTATCCATTCTGCGTTCACAAATGCAGCTACTGTGATTTTTATTCGGAAGGGATAGGATTAGAACCTTCTCCCCTCGAAGAAAATCTATTCTCCAAATATAAGGAAGAAGTTCTCCTCAGACTTAAAAATTTTCCGAACTACCAGGACCTTGTATTTGACAGTTTATTTTTCGGCGGGGGAACTCCTTCCAAAGCATCGTACACACGATATGCAGATTTTATAAAATTCTTAAAGAACAATCTAAATCTTTCTCCGGATTCGGAGATCACATTAGAATGTAATCCGGAAGATGTGACTCCAGAATATCTGCAAGGATTATATGATGCTGGGATCAACAGAGTCCATGTAGGGATACAATCCTTTCTTCCTAAAAATCTGAAGTTTTTGGACAGATATTTCGATCCGGAAACCTATTCCAGGACACTAGAAGCATTACAAACTTCTAAAATAGAGAATTACGGTGCGGATCTAATGTTCGGAGTTCCCGGGCAAACTGAAAAAGAATTTTACGAGGATGCAAATTCTGTTTTGGCTTCCGGAGTTTCTCATATCAGCATCTATGCCCTCACTGTGGAAAAAGGAACTGAATATAGTAGAAAAGTTTCCGCTGGAACTGTTCTACCGCCTTCTGAGGAAGTGCAAGAAAGGATCCTCCAAGACCTTCCTGATTATTTAAGATCTAAGGGATTTGAGCAGTATGAGGTTTCCAATTACTCCAAGCCTGGACTTTTTTCTAGGCATAATATGAAATATTGGACCTACGAAAATTATATAGGGATTGGTCCAGGCGCACATGGTTTTCTACCTGGAGGTAGGTATTCCAATCCGAGAAACACTTCCGCTTATATCAATGGAACCGGAAAAAATCCAAGCTCTTACGAAACTTCTGATCCGTTTGAAGAGATCCTAATTTCTCTTTTTAGAATATTTCTCCCCATAGATCTAAAAGATTTTTTGGATTATTTTCCAGACAAAAAAGAGAGGATCCTTTCCAAACTGAGACAAAAAACCTTAGAAGGAAAATGCAGTTTGGACGGGACCATTTTCCAATGGAATCCCAAATCAGTCCTATTTTTGGATTCCGAAATTTTAGATCTGGCAGATCAGGAAGATTAA